One Pseudomonas tolaasii NCPPB 2192 genomic window carries:
- a CDS encoding SDR family oxidoreductase, with amino-acid sequence MKELSGKRAFITGAARGIGAAIAIELAEKGADIAFSYVRSGDAAEELTKEIEGLGVKAFPIQADSADPQAATRSVHEAARLLGGLDILVNNAGVAFICPLETMPLDQIDQIIAVNIRAVILASQAAITYLGEGGRIINIGSCLAERVAFESVTVYSMSKSSLLSFTRGLARELGPRGITVNTVHPGPTDTDMNPADGDGADAMRAHSALGRYGTGKDVAVAVAFIASPSAKHITGTGLSVDGGVNA; translated from the coding sequence ATGAAAGAACTTTCAGGCAAACGTGCATTCATCACTGGCGCTGCACGAGGTATTGGCGCAGCTATCGCTATCGAGTTGGCAGAAAAAGGAGCTGATATTGCTTTCAGCTATGTTCGCTCTGGGGATGCGGCGGAGGAACTGACCAAAGAAATTGAGGGATTGGGCGTTAAAGCCTTCCCTATCCAGGCCGATAGTGCGGATCCCCAAGCAGCTACGCGTTCTGTACATGAGGCAGCTAGGCTTTTAGGAGGGTTGGACATACTAGTAAACAATGCGGGCGTCGCTTTTATTTGCCCGCTAGAGACAATGCCGCTGGATCAGATAGACCAGATCATCGCCGTAAACATTAGAGCAGTGATCTTGGCGTCTCAAGCAGCCATTACCTATCTTGGAGAGGGCGGAAGAATCATCAATATCGGTTCCTGTCTGGCGGAGCGTGTGGCCTTTGAATCGGTCACAGTCTATTCCATGTCCAAGTCCTCCCTACTTTCCTTTACACGAGGACTTGCTCGTGAGCTAGGACCGCGTGGCATCACCGTTAATACTGTGCATCCTGGACCTACGGACACTGATATGAACCCAGCCGATGGTGATGGTGCCGATGCGATGAGGGCTCATTCAGCATTAGGCCGATACGGTACTGGGAAGGATGTCGCAGTGGCGGTCGCGTTCATCGCAAGCCCAAGCGCTAAACACATCACCGGCACCGGGTTAAGCGTGGACGGGGGCGTAAACGCGTAG
- a CDS encoding efflux RND transporter permease subunit, which translates to MNISKFFIDRPIFAGVLSVVILLAGLIAIFKLPISEYPEVVPPSVTISAQYPGANPKVIAETVAAPLEEKINGVENMLYMQSQANSDGNLTITVTFALGTDPDLATQLVQNRVNQALPRLPEDVQRLGVTTLKSSSSLVLFLHLVSPNDRYDTTYLRNYGLRNVKTRFERIPGVGRVDMWGAGDYAMRVWLDPQKVAQRNLTASEIVTSIQEQNIQVAAGAVGAAPSSPGTAVQLTINAQGRLKTVDEFRDIVLKTSPNGAVTHLRDVARVELSAAEYGLRALLDNKPAVSLAIYQLPGANALEISDQIRAALKDLSADFPPGLDYRLIYDPTRFVKSSIQAVIETLLEAIALVVVVVIVFLQSWRTAIIPLIAVPVSIIGTFALLLAFGFSINALSLFGMVLAIGIVVDDAIVVVENVERNIASGLTPRDATYKAMQEVSGPIIAIALTLVAVFVPLAFMSGLTGQFYKQFAMTIAISTVISAFNSLTLSPALSALLLRSHDAKQDALTRVMNKLLGGFFRAFNKVFNRGSEQYSKGVTGVLKRKGSMLVVYVVLLGLTAVMGNVVPAGFIPMQDKEYLVTIAQLPNGASLDRTEEVIRQMSEIVMKQPGAAHAVGFPGMSVNGFMNSSSAGIVFVPLKPLSERTSKDESAAAIVASLNQKFASIKGAYVAAFPPPPILGLGTLGGFKMQLEDQGSLGYEELNKAAQAFMAKAAVTPELGGSLTNYQINFPQLNVELDRVKAKQLGVSVTDVFKTMQVYLGSLYVNDFNSFGRVYQVRVQADAPFRQRADDILQLKTRNDRGEMVPLSSLVRITPTYGPDMVVRYNGYTAADINGGPAPGYSSGQAQAAAERIAAEVLPQGVKFEWTELTYQKVLAGNAGMWVFPVSVLLVFLVLAALYESLTLPLAVILIVPMSILCALTGVWLTQGDNNIFTQIGLMVLVALASKNAILIVEFARELEHDGYTPLKAAIEASRLRLRPILMTSIAFIMGVVPLVFSTGAGSEMRQAMGISVFFGMLGVTLFGLALTPVFYVVLRTLAGGKVHVAQKDAPHLTTEALDA; encoded by the coding sequence ATGAACATATCAAAGTTCTTCATTGATCGTCCGATCTTTGCGGGCGTACTATCCGTGGTGATCCTGCTTGCAGGGTTGATAGCAATATTTAAACTGCCGATTTCTGAGTATCCAGAGGTCGTTCCGCCCTCGGTCACAATCAGCGCACAGTATCCTGGAGCGAACCCAAAAGTCATTGCCGAGACAGTTGCTGCGCCGCTTGAGGAAAAAATCAACGGCGTTGAGAATATGCTGTACATGCAGTCTCAAGCGAACAGTGACGGCAACCTGACCATCACTGTAACTTTCGCATTAGGAACTGACCCGGACTTGGCTACCCAGTTGGTACAGAATCGAGTCAATCAAGCATTGCCACGACTGCCCGAAGATGTACAACGATTGGGTGTTACTACGCTCAAAAGCTCTTCTTCATTAGTTCTTTTTCTGCACCTCGTGTCGCCGAATGATCGGTACGACACAACGTATTTGAGAAACTACGGCCTACGGAACGTCAAAACGCGCTTTGAGCGGATACCTGGCGTTGGCCGTGTCGATATGTGGGGGGCAGGTGACTACGCAATGCGTGTGTGGCTTGATCCGCAGAAGGTAGCACAGCGTAATCTCACCGCCTCGGAGATTGTCACTTCCATTCAAGAACAGAATATTCAGGTTGCTGCGGGTGCCGTTGGTGCTGCGCCCTCTTCGCCGGGTACTGCAGTACAGCTGACAATCAATGCCCAGGGTCGCTTGAAGACCGTCGACGAGTTCCGCGACATCGTTCTCAAAACTAGCCCGAATGGCGCAGTTACTCATCTGCGGGATGTCGCCCGAGTCGAACTCTCTGCGGCTGAATACGGATTGCGTGCGCTGCTGGACAACAAACCCGCCGTCTCCCTCGCCATCTACCAATTGCCTGGCGCTAACGCGCTGGAGATCTCTGATCAAATCCGCGCTGCACTCAAAGATCTCAGCGCTGATTTCCCTCCCGGCCTGGATTACAGGCTTATCTACGACCCCACTCGCTTCGTGAAGTCGAGCATTCAGGCGGTTATAGAAACACTGCTCGAAGCCATCGCACTGGTGGTCGTGGTCGTCATTGTGTTCCTCCAATCATGGCGTACAGCGATCATTCCTTTGATCGCTGTACCGGTGTCCATCATCGGTACCTTTGCGCTCTTGCTGGCCTTCGGCTTCTCGATCAATGCCCTGTCGCTTTTCGGAATGGTGTTAGCCATTGGTATCGTCGTTGACGATGCCATCGTTGTGGTTGAAAACGTGGAGAGGAACATAGCCAGCGGTCTGACCCCGAGGGACGCCACGTATAAAGCCATGCAAGAGGTCAGCGGCCCCATCATTGCTATCGCACTCACGTTGGTTGCTGTATTTGTACCGTTGGCATTTATGAGCGGTCTCACGGGCCAGTTCTACAAGCAGTTTGCAATGACCATTGCGATCTCTACGGTGATCTCTGCTTTCAACTCACTCACGCTCTCTCCAGCCCTCAGCGCACTACTTTTGCGTAGCCACGACGCTAAGCAAGACGCCTTAACGCGGGTGATGAATAAGCTACTGGGCGGTTTTTTTCGAGCATTCAACAAGGTTTTTAATCGTGGCTCGGAGCAATACTCGAAAGGCGTAACAGGCGTCCTTAAGCGCAAGGGCAGCATGCTGGTTGTTTATGTGGTTCTTCTGGGACTCACGGCGGTTATGGGGAACGTTGTGCCTGCTGGGTTCATTCCCATGCAGGACAAGGAGTACTTGGTCACCATCGCCCAGCTTCCCAATGGCGCTTCTCTTGACCGTACGGAAGAAGTGATTCGCCAGATGAGCGAAATAGTCATGAAGCAGCCGGGCGCAGCTCACGCAGTCGGCTTCCCTGGCATGTCCGTTAACGGATTCATGAACAGTTCTAGCGCAGGGATTGTCTTTGTCCCCCTCAAGCCTCTCAGCGAACGTACATCGAAAGATGAGTCCGCCGCGGCCATCGTCGCATCCCTTAACCAAAAGTTCGCCAGTATCAAAGGAGCCTATGTCGCAGCCTTTCCACCGCCTCCAATACTCGGGCTTGGCACACTGGGTGGCTTCAAAATGCAGCTGGAAGACCAAGGTAGCCTCGGGTATGAGGAGCTTAACAAGGCCGCTCAAGCATTCATGGCCAAGGCTGCAGTGACCCCGGAGCTTGGTGGGTCACTGACAAACTATCAGATCAACTTCCCGCAGCTAAACGTCGAGCTAGACCGTGTGAAAGCCAAACAGCTGGGCGTGTCCGTTACCGATGTATTCAAGACCATGCAGGTATACCTTGGCTCCTTGTATGTGAATGACTTCAACAGTTTTGGCCGTGTATATCAGGTACGAGTGCAGGCCGACGCACCGTTTCGTCAGCGAGCAGATGACATCCTTCAGCTGAAAACCAGAAACGACCGTGGAGAAATGGTGCCCCTATCGTCTCTGGTTCGTATCACCCCAACCTACGGTCCGGACATGGTGGTTCGGTATAACGGCTACACCGCAGCGGATATTAACGGCGGCCCAGCGCCGGGCTATTCGTCTGGCCAGGCCCAAGCAGCAGCAGAGCGCATTGCAGCCGAGGTGTTGCCTCAAGGCGTAAAATTCGAGTGGACTGAGCTGACTTACCAAAAGGTTTTGGCAGGTAATGCCGGTATGTGGGTCTTCCCTGTCAGCGTCCTGCTCGTATTCCTCGTACTGGCCGCACTGTACGAAAGCTTGACCCTCCCTTTGGCGGTAATCCTGATCGTTCCCATGAGCATCTTGTGCGCACTCACGGGGGTGTGGCTCACGCAGGGAGACAACAACATCTTTACCCAGATCGGGTTGATGGTATTGGTCGCATTGGCTTCCAAAAACGCCATCTTGATCGTCGAGTTCGCCAGAGAACTAGAGCACGACGGGTACACGCCGCTGAAGGCAGCCATTGAAGCGAGCCGCTTGCGTCTCCGACCAATTCTCATGACTTCGATCGCCTTCATCATGGGCGTTGTTCCACTGGTGTTTTCCACTGGTGCGGGCTCAGAAATGCGCCAAGCCATGGGGATCTCGGTGTTTTTCGGCATGTTGGGCGTGACCCTGTTCGGTCTCGCACTGACACCTGTCTTCTACGTGGTCCTGCGTACGCTGGCAGGTGGCAAAGTACACGTGGCTCAAAAAGACGCGCCTCACCTGACAACGGAAGCATTGGACGCATGA
- a CDS encoding SCO family protein: MSVLLTRRKVISGMGLLGIGMLAGCDTRGELSYKYGKDLSNKILGRTFRLKDTDGEVRTLSSYRGVMPMIFFGFTQCPAVCPTALARAVKIKKMMDKDGYFLQVIFITLDPERDSPAVLDAYVKTFDPSFIALYGTLEETAATAKEFGVFYEKVPIGSTYTLTHSSTSYVYDYQGTLRLGFSQALSAQQCAEDLITLMEIC; encoded by the coding sequence ATGAGCGTTTTGTTGACTCGCCGTAAGGTGATTTCAGGCATGGGACTTCTAGGTATCGGCATGCTGGCAGGATGCGATACCCGAGGTGAGCTATCGTACAAATACGGCAAAGACTTAAGTAATAAAATTCTTGGGCGCACATTCCGGCTAAAAGACACCGACGGCGAGGTAAGAACGCTTTCAAGCTATCGAGGCGTGATGCCCATGATTTTTTTTGGATTCACTCAATGTCCGGCAGTCTGCCCCACCGCCTTGGCTCGTGCAGTTAAAATCAAAAAAATGATGGATAAGGACGGCTACTTTCTTCAGGTTATCTTTATTACGCTCGATCCCGAGCGGGATTCACCAGCCGTCCTAGACGCCTATGTAAAAACTTTTGATCCGTCATTTATCGCTCTTTACGGAACACTAGAAGAAACAGCGGCTACAGCCAAAGAGTTTGGCGTGTTTTACGAGAAAGTACCGATTGGATCAACATATACACTTACTCATTCATCGACGAGCTATGTGTATGACTACCAAGGAACGCTACGCCTTGGATTTTCTCAAGCACTTTCGGCACAACAATGTGCAGAAGATCTGATTACACTCATGGAGATTTGCTAA
- a CDS encoding MFS transporter, with the protein MSTSKLSEDISALEKSSSPPNVAVLAIAQGLFTAAIAIDLTLTGLTGYQLAPDKSLATLPFALITVAGAIATYFASTLMQKIGRRRGFVLGALTGAIGGLISVWAVFLNSFWLFCMGTAAVGIFQAFAQYYRLAATDSEPDNRKARAISLVLAGGVIAAFLGPLLASWSTDLFPVLFAGSYLMVCLLGLASAALLWLGYQDALPEPLELHDHEQPPRKLLTIFKQPISLAALSNNVIGGVVMMFIMTATPLAAVASNHSINDGASIIQWHLVGMYAPSLFAGRLIALFGLPPILFLGMALSAACGLIAQFSDSLTAFYIALLFLGVGWNFMFVGGTTLLTSSYYPSEKARVQGVAEFIQYTFTAFSTLAAGPILQLLGWKGMNNIVFPLIAVSAVITLRWMRADRRTKIANGERVLDNENRSMT; encoded by the coding sequence ATGAGCACATCAAAATTATCGGAAGACATTTCAGCGTTAGAAAAGTCATCAAGCCCGCCGAATGTGGCTGTGCTGGCAATAGCCCAGGGTTTGTTCACGGCAGCCATCGCAATCGATCTCACGTTGACCGGTTTGACGGGATATCAGCTCGCACCCGATAAATCGCTTGCGACTCTGCCCTTTGCACTCATCACCGTAGCAGGCGCGATTGCGACATATTTCGCCTCTACTCTGATGCAGAAAATAGGTAGGCGGCGTGGATTTGTACTAGGTGCCCTCACCGGCGCGATAGGCGGATTGATTTCCGTATGGGCAGTTTTCCTAAACTCTTTCTGGCTGTTTTGCATGGGGACAGCCGCCGTAGGTATTTTTCAAGCGTTTGCCCAGTATTACCGATTGGCTGCGACAGATTCGGAACCTGACAATCGCAAAGCGCGCGCGATCTCGTTGGTGCTTGCGGGCGGAGTGATCGCCGCTTTTCTTGGGCCTTTGTTGGCGAGTTGGAGCACAGATTTGTTCCCAGTCCTATTCGCCGGCTCGTACTTGATGGTATGCCTGCTGGGCCTTGCCTCCGCAGCATTACTTTGGCTGGGTTACCAAGATGCACTTCCAGAACCATTGGAACTGCATGACCACGAACAGCCGCCACGCAAATTACTCACAATATTCAAGCAACCTATTTCACTAGCGGCACTCTCGAATAACGTTATTGGCGGCGTGGTGATGATGTTCATCATGACCGCGACACCGCTGGCTGCTGTCGCCAGCAATCACTCCATAAATGATGGCGCCAGCATTATTCAATGGCATTTAGTGGGTATGTACGCGCCGTCACTATTCGCTGGGCGCCTGATTGCCCTATTCGGATTGCCTCCGATTTTATTCCTGGGAATGGCACTAAGTGCAGCTTGCGGATTGATTGCACAGTTTTCGGACAGCTTGACCGCGTTCTATATCGCGCTTCTTTTTTTAGGCGTCGGGTGGAATTTTATGTTTGTTGGTGGCACAACCTTATTGACTTCCTCCTACTACCCCTCCGAAAAGGCCAGGGTGCAGGGAGTGGCAGAGTTTATTCAATATACATTCACTGCATTTTCCACTTTGGCCGCCGGCCCCATATTGCAATTACTTGGCTGGAAGGGCATGAATAATATTGTTTTTCCGCTAATCGCGGTATCCGCGGTTATTACCTTAAGGTGGATGCGTGCCGACCGCAGAACAAAAATCGCCAATGGCGAACGCGTTCTAGACAATGAAAACAGGTCGATGACGTGA
- a CDS encoding GlxA family transcriptional regulator, which yields MRDIAFLVFPEFQILDLSGPLAAFEIAKEIGVPDPYCCSVVSLSGGPVMSSSGLEVRSQKIRSSPYDTLIVVGGKAFSKPYDLPMVSDHLANAAAKGTRRVASVCTGAFLLASAGLLDGRRATTHWRQTARLQRNFPKVRVQPNHIFTKDGGIWTSAGISAGIDLALAMIEEDLGNAVSHEVARAMVVYHRRPGGQSQFSAMADMEPTTDRMREVLSYMREHLNEQLSTEHLASIACLSLRQFGRAFLLETGETPAKAVERLRVEVARLRVERGAEPIELIAHSVGFKDPERMRRAFIRVIGHPPQSIRRLAAHQGVSAYEVTVEAEVS from the coding sequence ATGCGTGACATCGCTTTCCTGGTCTTTCCCGAGTTTCAGATTCTGGATCTCAGCGGTCCGCTGGCGGCCTTTGAGATCGCTAAAGAGATTGGGGTACCAGATCCCTACTGCTGTTCGGTGGTTTCGTTGTCGGGCGGTCCTGTGATGAGTTCGTCTGGTCTAGAAGTAAGGAGTCAGAAGATCAGATCAAGCCCGTACGATACGTTGATAGTGGTCGGCGGTAAGGCTTTTTCCAAACCCTATGACCTCCCCATGGTGTCGGACCACCTCGCTAATGCGGCCGCGAAAGGTACTAGGCGAGTTGCGAGTGTTTGCACCGGGGCTTTTCTATTGGCTTCGGCGGGCCTGTTAGACGGTCGCAGGGCTACTACACACTGGAGGCAGACCGCGCGATTGCAACGCAATTTTCCGAAGGTGCGGGTACAGCCCAATCATATATTTACGAAGGATGGTGGCATCTGGACGTCTGCTGGCATCTCTGCGGGAATCGATCTGGCGCTGGCCATGATTGAGGAAGATCTGGGAAATGCTGTTTCCCATGAGGTCGCCCGCGCCATGGTCGTGTACCACCGTCGGCCAGGAGGGCAGTCACAATTTTCGGCCATGGCCGATATGGAGCCGACGACGGATCGCATGAGGGAGGTGCTTTCCTACATGCGAGAGCATCTAAACGAACAGCTATCAACAGAGCATTTGGCATCAATTGCTTGCCTCAGCTTGCGCCAATTTGGTCGAGCCTTTCTGCTGGAAACGGGGGAAACACCCGCTAAAGCTGTGGAGCGTTTGCGTGTCGAGGTCGCGAGGCTGCGCGTTGAACGTGGGGCGGAACCGATCGAACTGATAGCACACTCGGTTGGCTTCAAGGATCCGGAGCGGATGCGCAGAGCCTTCATCAGAGTTATCGGGCACCCTCCTCAAAGCATCAGACGGCTGGCCGCACATCAGGGTGTTAGCGCTTATGAGGTTACGGTTGAGGCTGAAGTGTCTTAA
- a CDS encoding nuclear transport factor 2 family protein: MTLHIKPVATTEYDDVIQAAQAYIDGYRSGDIAGIEKAFHEDAIMWGYTGDELLQGPAVPVFASFFKALGASPNTRSRLDILAIAPTAAVVRVDMENDVLGASFHDFLSLLKIDGQWKIISKIFQRYA; the protein is encoded by the coding sequence ATGACTTTGCATATAAAACCTGTCGCCACGACTGAATACGACGATGTAATTCAGGCAGCTCAAGCTTATATTGACGGTTATCGCTCTGGGGACATCGCTGGAATTGAGAAAGCCTTCCACGAAGACGCGATAATGTGGGGCTACACCGGCGATGAGCTGCTTCAAGGTCCAGCTGTTCCTGTATTTGCTAGTTTCTTCAAAGCACTGGGCGCTTCGCCGAACACCCGCAGTCGCCTGGATATCTTGGCTATCGCCCCCACAGCTGCAGTTGTCCGAGTGGACATGGAGAATGACGTTTTGGGCGCGAGCTTCCACGACTTTCTCTCGCTGCTCAAGATCGACGGTCAGTGGAAAATAATCTCGAAGATATTCCAACGATACGCCTAA
- a CDS encoding efflux RND transporter periplasmic adaptor subunit produces MSANSKPRIRLALYSAGMLCISGVIAFSVVDSSEKAVAQEGPLPIQEVDVAVVKRETVTDWQIYSGRLAAVEKVEVRPLVAGTITDVNIHDGQLVKKGDTLFVIDPRPYQAQVERAKGQVAAAQARAAYTKSDWERAQRLIAENAIAKRDYDEKNNAALEASANLKTAEAALDAAKIDLGHTQITAPISGRVSRAEITLGNIVNAGAGAAPLTMLVSVNPIYAEFNADEQTYLKYINRLGNKATVPVDLGLADETGYSRRGVIQSVDNELDTTSGTIRMRARFDNADGTMVPGLYARVKVGGSEPYAALLIDDAAIGTDQDKRFVLVVGKDDHIVYRPVALGNLQGNDRIITSGLEEGERVVVGGIQRVRPGEQVLGKIIPQSDAQARNAH; encoded by the coding sequence ATGAGCGCTAATTCCAAACCCCGCATTAGGCTGGCACTTTATTCGGCAGGCATGCTTTGTATTTCCGGAGTCATTGCCTTTAGTGTGGTCGATAGCTCAGAGAAAGCTGTAGCACAGGAAGGCCCGCTCCCAATCCAAGAGGTAGATGTCGCGGTCGTTAAAAGAGAAACCGTTACCGACTGGCAAATCTATTCTGGCCGATTAGCAGCGGTGGAAAAAGTTGAGGTTAGGCCGCTGGTAGCAGGAACCATAACGGACGTCAACATACATGACGGCCAATTGGTTAAAAAAGGGGACACTCTGTTCGTCATCGATCCACGACCTTACCAAGCACAAGTCGAACGAGCTAAGGGGCAGGTTGCAGCAGCTCAGGCTCGCGCCGCGTATACGAAAAGCGACTGGGAGAGGGCACAGCGCCTAATTGCCGAAAATGCAATAGCGAAACGTGACTACGATGAAAAAAACAACGCAGCATTGGAGGCCAGTGCCAATCTTAAGACTGCTGAAGCGGCGCTGGATGCCGCTAAAATTGATCTCGGCCATACCCAGATTACAGCTCCAATTTCTGGTCGCGTATCGCGGGCAGAAATAACACTTGGAAACATCGTAAACGCCGGGGCAGGCGCGGCGCCTTTAACGATGCTTGTCTCTGTGAACCCCATTTACGCAGAGTTCAACGCTGATGAGCAGACTTATCTTAAGTACATCAACAGACTCGGCAATAAGGCTACTGTTCCGGTTGATCTAGGGCTTGCAGATGAGACAGGGTATTCGCGCCGGGGAGTCATCCAATCCGTAGACAATGAACTCGACACTACCTCAGGCACTATCCGCATGCGTGCACGGTTTGACAACGCTGATGGCACCATGGTCCCGGGGCTATATGCGCGTGTAAAAGTGGGCGGCAGTGAGCCATACGCGGCCCTCCTTATTGATGATGCGGCAATTGGCACCGATCAAGATAAGCGATTTGTCTTGGTCGTGGGCAAGGATGACCATATTGTTTATCGCCCGGTAGCGCTGGGAAATCTACAAGGCAATGATCGCATTATCACGTCCGGACTCGAAGAGGGCGAACGGGTGGTGGTAGGCGGTATTCAGCGAGTCCGTCCAGGGGAGCAGGTTCTAGGAAAGATAATTCCCCAAAGTGACGCTCAGGCTAGAAACGCTCACTGA
- a CDS encoding copper chaperone PCu(A)C, translated as MYSGPNLTNINQHVKQIVLGFSLLGLAFQVSAQTYIEGAWVRATVPGQQATGAFMTITASSDSKLLSAQSPVAKIVQVHQSTIKNDVMRMQPVEFVALPAGKAVILDPHSYHIMLIDLMKQVKEGDQVLVNLTVENAKGEKESIKVEATARALNMADDAK; from the coding sequence ATGTATTCAGGTCCAAATTTGACCAATATAAATCAACACGTTAAACAGATCGTACTTGGGTTTTCTCTATTAGGGCTGGCTTTCCAGGTTTCAGCCCAAACGTACATAGAGGGCGCATGGGTTCGCGCGACAGTGCCAGGACAACAAGCGACTGGTGCGTTCATGACAATAACTGCAAGCAGCGACAGCAAGCTGCTCAGTGCCCAGTCACCGGTGGCGAAAATCGTGCAAGTTCACCAGTCGACAATCAAGAACGACGTGATGCGCATGCAACCAGTAGAGTTCGTCGCCTTGCCTGCTGGCAAAGCAGTCATCCTGGATCCCCACAGCTATCACATTATGCTTATTGACCTGATGAAACAGGTAAAAGAAGGTGACCAGGTGCTTGTGAATCTTACGGTAGAGAACGCCAAGGGCGAGAAGGAATCGATCAAGGTTGAGGCCACCGCGCGAGCTTTAAATATGGCTGATGACGCAAAATGA
- a CDS encoding GlxA family transcriptional regulator, which yields MGFFVCPGHDALDLAGPLSAFNQVATAVGHKPYELRVVSHSGGSVIGNSGLPVETTPVCQHTFDTVIFVGGEVEPMLTAENLAAARQLIVNASRVASVCTGAFLLAEIGLLNDRWATTHWNHTALLQSRFPRIKVEGDNIFIEDGHIWTSAGIASGIDLALALIEKDMGVNVARDVSRLLVVPYRRPGGQSQFSAMSQMEPKSDRIRIALKFAREHLAEELPIERLADAARLSLRQFGRAFRRETGETPAKAVERLRVEAACLRLQEGSEPIEQIAQAVGFTDPERMRRAFVRLHGYSPQYVRRKNRLSVECSIINSGT from the coding sequence ATTGGATTTTTTGTCTGCCCTGGTCACGATGCCCTCGATCTTGCTGGGCCACTGTCTGCATTCAATCAAGTGGCGACGGCTGTTGGTCATAAGCCGTATGAGCTTCGTGTCGTATCGCACTCCGGAGGATCGGTTATTGGTAATTCAGGCCTTCCGGTCGAAACTACTCCAGTTTGCCAGCACACCTTTGACACCGTGATTTTTGTGGGTGGCGAAGTCGAGCCAATGCTGACAGCAGAGAATCTCGCCGCAGCAAGGCAATTGATCGTCAACGCTTCGCGAGTCGCCAGCGTGTGCACCGGGGCGTTCTTGCTTGCGGAAATCGGGCTGTTGAACGATCGGTGGGCCACGACGCACTGGAATCACACCGCACTACTGCAATCGCGTTTTCCCCGCATCAAGGTTGAGGGGGACAATATTTTTATTGAGGACGGGCACATCTGGACGTCGGCCGGCATCGCTTCCGGGATCGATCTGGCCCTCGCCCTGATTGAGAAAGATATGGGCGTGAATGTCGCGCGCGATGTCTCCAGATTGCTGGTCGTTCCATATCGACGGCCTGGTGGCCAGTCACAGTTTTCTGCGATGTCACAAATGGAGCCAAAGTCAGATCGCATCCGTATTGCGTTGAAATTCGCGAGAGAGCATCTGGCCGAGGAGTTGCCCATTGAGAGACTCGCCGATGCGGCGAGATTGAGCCTGCGACAATTCGGACGAGCATTCCGCCGAGAGACAGGTGAAACACCAGCTAAAGCAGTGGAACGCTTGCGCGTCGAAGCGGCGTGTTTACGTCTGCAAGAAGGCAGCGAGCCGATCGAGCAGATTGCTCAGGCGGTCGGTTTTACTGACCCAGAACGGATGCGTAGGGCGTTCGTTCGACTGCATGGATATTCACCGCAGTATGTCCGCCGCAAGAATCGGTTGAGTGTTGAGTGCTCGATAATCAATAGCGGTACATAG